The Triticum aestivum cultivar Chinese Spring chromosome 6D, IWGSC CS RefSeq v2.1, whole genome shotgun sequence genomic sequence tacatccattgccggttcatctgcgtgcattatataaaatttagtgtgtcaaaaaccattaccgaacatcatgaatagataattaagtgaccaaattaatagaagttcatcatcacattaaaaccaaagtacatacatagttctcatctaacaacatatagctctccagagcatctaattaattaaaccatacattgaaactatgtaaaacatttcaatgcgaaaacaaatgcgatcataatcgcaaccaaggtaacaattgatccaacggcataatgataccaagcctcggtatgaatggcatattttctaatctttctaatcttcaagcgcattgcatccatcttgatcttgtgatcatcgacgacatccgcaacatgcaactccaatatcatcttctcctcctcatttttttattttttccttcaagaaattgttttcttcttcaactaaatttaacctctcgacaatagggtcggttggaatttccggttcacatacctcctagataaataaaatctatgtcacgttggtcggcataattttcataaacaataaatgaaccaatagttataaagataatatataccacatccgaatcatagacaggacgagggccgatgggggcagataccaaaaccatcgcactatataataaaaagcaataaaatagtaagaaaattagacaagtatctatctaaagtaagaatttttttttctttcagaaagaagataagaacaagaggctcaccacggtggtgccggcgacgagatcggcgcgggcgatcgacggcggtgaagacgggaatgggacgtgacgggccgctaaacctagacaaatctcgaggaaaatggagctttgaggtcgagcttcgagacgagaaagcttaactagtgtggcttgggcatttcatcgaacacctcatgtgcataggaggtgaggtagagcaccacaaagccctcccctcgtcggtcagagaaaaacagagcactggagtgctctgctcgcgggcgaggggtatatataggcacctcattggtcccggttcatggtatgaaccgggactaaagggcagcctgtggtcccggttcaagccaccaaccgggaccaatggtggtgggccaggagcgaggcctattggtcccggttcgtcccaccaaccaggaccaaaggggccagacgaaccgggaccaatgcccccacgaggcccggcatgcccctggcctcacgaaccgggaccagtgcccccatgggtcccggttcaggactgaaccgggactaatgggctgacccggcctgaaccaaagccctcttttctactagtggtggtaCATAGAGTCGACTATGAAGGATCTAGATGTAGTGAGGTTCCAGCGAGAAACATCCCGCccttgtgtcaggttaatcgaaATCAATCGGGAAGGAGATTTTGCCATGACATAAGACGGCGGCCAATTAAATCCCGCCTAAAAGAAATATCCGCCGGTAAAGAATTGAGCACCTGCGCAAGAGTATCATTCTTATCACAAACAATGCGGCACAAAGATGGATATTATTCCTGGAGGATGGCATTGCCTAACTAGTTTTCCTCCCAGAAATGAACCTCTGATTCGTCTTTTATCGTGAAGGATCCAAAGGGGAAAAGAtctttctttgccgccattagacCATCCCAAAAGTGTGAGTCACCATGTTTTCAATAGGCCTGTAACACAACTTTTTGGCCACTTATTATGTACGCAACAAGATTTGCCAAACGCCATCCTATGTAAGAAGTTTGAACAATCATTTACTAAGGCATCATTCTTGACTTGAAGGTCATGAATACCAAGACCACCTTGGTCTTTTGGtctacaaaccacactccatttgatCGGCCTGTATTTTTCTTTTCACCGTCTCCTTGCTAAAAGAATCTAGATCTGAAATAATCCATCATTTGCAAGACCTCTTTAGGGAGTTGGTAAAAATAAAGCATacagagaaccatatttgtgaggacagaaTTTATCAAGACCAATCGTTTTCCAGTAGAGAGTAACTTGCCTTGCCAGCTGCTCAACCGTTTCTCTAAGTGTTCCTCTGCATGTTCCCACTCCGCGTTAGTGAGACGCCGAGAATGAATCAGGATTcccaaatatttaataggagactgGCCTTGCGCACAACCAAATAGGTCAGAATAATCAGCGCCGCCTCACTGGCTTCTGCAAAGCAGTGCAGTTCatttttatggaagttaattttaagACCAGACAATTCCTCAAACGCTGAAAGCAAAAGCTTTAGGTTTAGAGCCTTATCCAGGTCATGTTACATAAAAAGAatcgtatcatcagcatattgcaaaatggagaggccaccatccacaaggtgtgTCACTAATCCTGCAATCTAATTGTCCTATTTGACAGGTTCAATCACAATAGCCAACATGTCAACAATAATGTTAAATGACACTGGAGACATGGGGTCACCCTAACGTTGTCCTTTTTGTTTGTCTGAAAGTAATGGCCTATGCCATCATTGATTTTGACAGCCACACTACCTCCAATAAAAAATTGGATCCACTCCGCCATTTATCGGAGAAACCTTTCATTCTCAGGGCTTGTTGAAGAAACgaccatttgaccttgtcatagTCCTTTTCAAAGTCAATCTTGAATACTACTCCACTCATGTTTCTTCGGTGCATCTCGTGAACGGTCTCATGTAGGATTACTACCCTTTCGAGTATATTTCTTTCTTGCATGGAAGCTGTTTGAGATGGCCAGATGACATGGTCGGCAACCGCGATGAGCCTATTAGTAGCCATTTAGAAGCTAGCATTAAGGAGACATATGGGTCTATATTGTTGGATCCATGCAACCTCCTTAAATTTTGTCAACAAAACAATCTCATCAAAATTAAGCCTGAGTAGCTCAAGTTGGCTGGCATGAAGACAATTGAACAATCCCAAAAGATCAGTCTTGATGACATCCTAGAAGTTCTGATAGAATTCTGCGGGGAAACCATCAGGACctggagctttgttatgttccatttgAAACACCGCGGCTCTCACCTCCTCTTCCTAGAAAGGTGCCGTGAGGATATCGTTCTCTTCTGtcgtgacttgtggaatattatTTGTTCTAGTCTCATCAAGGGTGAAATTCCCTTCTTCCTATGCCCCGAACAGAGATTTGCAGTATTTGGTAATATAACTCTTGAGCTCTTCCCGACCTTCGATCCGTCCTTCATCTTGTTGGAGACCAAAAAATGCACGTCTTCCTATGCCGACCATTGGTGACCAATTGGAAGTATCGTGTCTTACTGTCTCCCTTCAAGATGAAGTCAGCTTTGGATCTTGTACTTCACCTTTATAATGCAGAAGGCGAGGGTTTCatccttcttttatttttttaactgtGCTCTGAAATCTTTGACTTTctcgtctagatacatccgtttgaccCTTAACTAATTCCCGATGGAGAAAGTATATCCCAAAAGGGTTCAAGGGCCTCGCTAAAACCACCTTAACAACCCCTAAAGCGTCACTAGAAGCTGAGATCACACATACCTTTGGGGCTACTCAAAACACGCACACTGTGCACGTACACCgctcgccatcatcatcaccatctttcCTTGCGTTCCAAACAACGGCAACCAAGCGAGCACGGCCCCTTAAACTATCCAACTTGTGGTGGCCAGCCATGCATGATGGGCAATACTGTAATCAAGAAAGGCTTATGCCTAGCTACCTAAGCTAAACCGACCACCCCAATTATCATGTCATTGCCCCGGTCGTGTCATCAAAAGCTCATCATTTTTGGCGCCAACCCTCCCATGTGCAGCCCTTTCCATGCAAAACACATCGCAAGAACTGTAACATGGGTCCTCCTTTGCCTGTTCATCGGGTCCCACTCTGGACTTCCCAAAGATTGCCTGCATCCTCCTCGTTGTCCGGCCTCTTTGCGCAGACGCACGCTTCCAAAGCCTCGCCCTCGCCCTTTTGCAAGCCTGGCTCCTCGTCCTcatcctatatatacacacacatgccTTGGCACCATGACTACCACTACGACCACACGCAGCTTTAATCGATTGCTGCATGATACAGAAAGTTAAGGCAACCATGATCAAGCTGAGGTACTCCAAGAGGCTGTTCAAGAGGAGCTCCTGGTCGAAGGCGAGTGCTGGCGGCGGCCATGGCAGTGTCGGCGGCGGTGGGGAGATAGAGTGGGAGGTGAGACCGGGAGGGATGCTGGTGCAGAAGAGGGACGGGGGGCGGGCGGAGGAGGTGATCATGGTGAGGGTGTCCACTGGATTCTCATGGCATGATGTCTCCATTGGGGCCACACGCACTTTTGGTGAGTATACATAATCTGTTTTCTTGAGAGAactcttttctatttatttttcttgtATTCTATTCTATTTGGGTTTTAACTGTTTTCTTGTTATGCGAGTAGCTCCTATAACTGATaggttctttttttccttttgggtaTTTTTGAAACTTATAACTGATAGGTTTCAGATACCTTTCATTTTTGTCCTGCTCCGTATTTTGGAGAGTATGAACAAATCAAACAACGTCGCAGCCCTTTTTTTCTCATTCTCTTGCATCAGTGAGTGTTGTTGTTTGGTAGATGTTGGACGATGCAGTTGAGAAGAACCCATCACCCATAAATAGTAGTTTGGTGTGAAGTAAATGTCAATACAGTAGCATGCACCACTCAATTTTTACTTCACATCTTCACTTGCAAAATGCTTCTGTAGATCGACGTAATTCGACAAATAAAAGATCGTTTTACTCCCAGATGTGTTGCTCATGAATACGCTGCAGAGTCCTGATGTTTccctctaaaataaaataaaaagtagtGTGAGATTGAAGCGAAACTCATAACGTTACCTTTCCTTCTTTTTTTATTCTACTCTAAAAATACCAACAGTTGACATCTCAGAATGCAAGGTTGCCCTGCTCTAGATAATAAAAGGACACTTGCCATCGCCCAGTCCGTCTTCTTCAGAAGTCAGGACTAGTACACTACACTACTCCTGCGGAACTACGCAATGTTGATGCAGAAGAGACTAAAAAAATGCATACAACTGACATGCACGCACATTTAGTTCACCATACTGAAGACAATGTATGGCATCACATGCTCACCTAGGTATTGTATGCATCTGCCGGTGGCTGATAACACGCATGAGAGGCAGACAGAACCTTCCTACTGCATTTTTGTTTCCTAGCAAGCAAACGGTTTATGCCTTATCTAGGATacagtttttttgtgtgtgtgcaaAGCCTAGGATATATTTTGGGTTTCACAATGTAACAGGAAGCTTGTTCATCAAATTGCAGGGGAACTGAAGGTTATGTTGTCCATGGTGACCGGGCTGGAGCCGAGGGAGCAGAGGCTGTTGttcaaggggaaggagagggaggacaCTGACCACCTCCACATGGTTGGGGTGAGGGACAAGGACAAGGTCCTCCTTCTCGAGGACCCTGCCCTCAAGGATATGAAGCTCCGTGCGGCGAGAGCGGTCGCGGCACAGGTCCCGCGTCAGCCTTTTATCCAGGTGTAGGATGCGGTCCGCCATATCGCCGCCCTAACTAGTAGAGCAGGAATGGTTTTACCGTTTATTAATTTTCGTTGCGGAACACTAATTTTCCGGAAGGTTTTATATCTGGAATGGTCCGAGTGGGGGTGTGTTTTTTTGGCTCCTTGCTTTGGTTAATGTTTGTGCCGCTCCATGGCAGGGCAAAATAAGGGTCCCTCAAGTATGAGAGTGAGAGAGCTTTCTTGATCATGTTAGTAGTTGCTAGTGTCAGCCATGGTGGTTGTGACGATGTGATGTTAAGCCTGACGTTGGGCTCATGTTGTCCCTTGTTACGTGGTCTTGTCCCATTTTGTTGCATGGCTTATGGATGGGAGTGGGACAAAGTCAAAGATGTATGTGCCTTGTGTTCTCATGAATGAAATGAACTATCACCTCTGTTTCAAACTATAATGTTTTGGATATTAAAATATGAAATACATACAGACCGAAATGAAACCCACAAGGAGGCAATATCTCTCTCCCTCTTCTCAATGTTAATTTCCTTCTTTGGGGCAATGGAGGGACAAACTTGTGTTGGGAGCTTGATCAATATCTACATGAGAAAGAGGATGCTTGGGCACATCTTCAATCGCCATCCTAGAAAATCCTATCTCCAAGCTCTTCGATCTCCTGCAATTTTCATCGATCCTCGCAATTCTGATCCTAGATCTTCGCAAAATCACCATGATCATGCTACCAGGACACCATCAACGGGAGCAGACCTTCACTCGGGCATTAATGCCCACAATGTTGTCGTTTCTGATCGGAGGGCGGGATCTACGCGAATTCAAACAGGCCCACATGAATCATTCTATGTGCGATGTCTCCTCATGGGCCATAGCAGGCCCAATTGCACGAATCGGATCAAATGTCGAAAATGTACGAGATGGGGCCATATTGAACGGGTCTGTTTCCCACGGGCCCAATCCAGCCCAGTCAATGAGCCCAATCTACAGCGCCGCCCGAGGGTCGACATTCCGAGGCAACCCTCCACTGTTCCCGCGATTAAGACTAATTGTGTAGTCACCCAGCCGACCAATCAGGCGAATCCAGTTAATGCCTCTCCGCAATTGCTCCGGGTTGGTAGCCTTCATCACAGCCCGCTCCATACATCGATTTCTCATCGGCTACAAGCTGCCATAATCCGCCCCAATCCATCCACCTCTGCAATCTCTACACCACCCGCTCCGACCACTCGCTCTGCTACAATGGCTGCCTTCCCTTTCGATCTCACTCATTTTCTTCCACCAAATCACCACAACATTGAGGTGGAAGGCAG encodes the following:
- the LOC123141498 gene encoding BAG family molecular chaperone regulator 1-like produces the protein MIQKVKATMIKLRYSKRLFKRSSWSKASAGGGHGSVGGGGEIEWEVRPGGMLVQKRDGGRAEEVIMVRVSTGFSWHDVSIGATRTFGELKVMLSMVTGLEPREQRLLFKGKEREDTDHLHMVGVRDKDKVLLLEDPALKDMKLRAARAVAAQVPRQPFIQV